The following coding sequences are from one Archaeoglobaceae archaeon window:
- the cofE gene encoding coenzyme F420-0:L-glutamate ligase, which produces MQREVVGEEKSSLREQLRNCSAETSLRASSSAICREKVEFIPIKGLPIIKKGDDIAKLIVERATLEEGDIIVICSTIVAKAEGRVRKLSDYKPSPLAFELSAKVGKPPEFVQAVIEESEEILIKGPFLLVKAKYGNICVNAGIDASNIEKGSIILPLVDPDQSAERLRKRIEELTGKKVGIIITDTNGRCFRKGVVGVAVGISGLWAMRDWRGISDLYGNVLEVTVECIADEIAGFANLLMGEANDAIPAVLVRGLKVLGNGKVKDIYRSEEEDLIRRCLKKCF; this is translated from the coding sequence ATGCAAAGGGAAGTGGTGGGGGAAGAAAAGAGCTCGCTCAGGGAGCAGTTGAGAAATTGCTCAGCAGAGACGAGCTTGCGAGCATCATCTTCGGCTATCTGTCGAGAAAAGGTTGAATTCATTCCAATAAAAGGATTACCAATAATAAAAAAAGGGGATGACATAGCCAAGCTAATTGTCGAAAGAGCCACACTTGAGGAGGGGGACATAATCGTAATTTGCTCCACAATTGTTGCAAAGGCGGAAGGGAGAGTTAGAAAGCTTAGCGATTACAAGCCAAGTCCTTTAGCTTTTGAATTAAGTGCCAAGGTCGGAAAACCTCCAGAATTCGTTCAGGCGGTCATCGAGGAGAGCGAGGAGATTCTTATAAAAGGTCCATTTTTGCTTGTAAAGGCAAAATATGGAAATATTTGTGTAAACGCTGGTATCGACGCTTCGAACATTGAAAAAGGAAGTATAATTCTGCCCCTCGTGGATCCGGATCAGAGTGCTGAAAGGCTCAGAAAAAGAATTGAGGAGCTTACCGGCAAAAAAGTCGGGATTATAATTACTGACACAAACGGAAGATGCTTCAGAAAAGGCGTAGTTGGAGTTGCAGTTGGCATCTCTGGACTTTGGGCAATGAGGGACTGGCGCGGAATCAGCGACCTCTACGGAAACGTTCTTGAAGTAACGGTGGAATGCATAGCGGACGAGATTGCGGGTTTTGCAAATCTGCTGATGGGCGAAGCAAACGATGCAATTCCCGCTGTGCTTGTCAGGGGTTTAAAAGTCCTGGGCAATGGGAAAGTGAAAGACATTTACAGAAGTGAAGAAGAAGACTTAATAAGAAGATGCCTGAAAAAGTGCTTCTGA
- a CDS encoding ATP-grasp domain-containing protein, protein MPEKVLLIGTNVRNVASSARRAGYEVYAITKYPDLDLYLYCNEVYSIDKVKEAEAIAQEKNAKVVLCSNFESFEIKAELLCNEPKKVKGIVDKLEFYRTLEKAGIPHPKVLKKPEGRTIAKPRFGGGGEGIKFAEKSEEGYILQEFIEGIPCSVSLLASREIVPLACNYVFSGWKEMNAEGFRYSGNLTPLNVREEQRKMLEKVAIETVELFELRGSIGIDFILADKPYVLELNPRFQGSLDSVEWSLDVNLFSLHVKAFEGRKIERLKPKRFAIRAIYFADRELKIKKDLCGNPFFADIPKGFYSKGDPLVSIMASGGYEDVFEKVEGRKELFKKLIENS, encoded by the coding sequence ATGCCTGAAAAAGTGCTTCTGATTGGGACTAACGTTAGAAATGTCGCAAGTTCCGCAAGAAGAGCGGGTTATGAGGTCTATGCGATAACGAAGTATCCAGATCTGGACCTTTATCTTTACTGCAACGAAGTATATTCAATTGACAAGGTTAAAGAGGCTGAAGCAATTGCTCAGGAAAAGAATGCCAAGGTGGTGCTCTGTTCAAACTTCGAAAGTTTCGAAATAAAAGCGGAATTGCTCTGCAATGAGCCGAAAAAAGTTAAGGGAATTGTTGACAAACTTGAATTCTATAGAACTCTCGAAAAAGCGGGAATTCCGCATCCAAAGGTTTTGAAAAAGCCTGAGGGCAGAACAATTGCAAAGCCAAGGTTTGGTGGTGGTGGAGAGGGGATAAAATTTGCAGAAAAAAGCGAAGAAGGCTACATTTTGCAGGAATTCATTGAAGGAATTCCTTGCAGTGTTTCTTTGCTTGCTTCACGTGAAATCGTTCCTTTAGCTTGTAACTATGTCTTTTCTGGTTGGAAAGAGATGAATGCGGAAGGTTTCAGGTATAGCGGAAATCTAACCCCTTTGAATGTGCGAGAGGAGCAGAGAAAAATGCTTGAAAAGGTAGCCATAGAGACAGTGGAGCTTTTTGAGCTGAGAGGCTCAATCGGCATCGATTTTATTCTTGCAGACAAGCCATACGTTCTGGAGCTCAATCCGAGATTTCAGGGCTCATTGGACAGTGTTGAATGGAGTTTAGATGTCAATCTGTTCTCTTTACACGTAAAGGCTTTCGAGGGTAGAAAAATTGAAAGATTAAAGCCCAAGCGATTTGCAATTCGGGCAATTTATTTTGCAGATCGGGAGCTGAAGATCAAAAAAGACCTTTGTGGCAACCCATTCTTTGCAGACATCCCCAAGGGCTTCTACAGCAAAGGGGATCCTTTGGTCTCTATAATGGCAAGCGGTGGCTATGAAGATGTATTTGAGAAAGTTGAGGGCAGAAAGGAGTTGTTTAAAAAGCTAATTGAGAACTCTTGA
- a CDS encoding ABC transporter ATP-binding protein, with translation MSAVVIENLTKLYGDFKALDSLNLVVEEREIFGFLGPNGSGKSTTINCILGLIRPNAGRIEVCGIDVEKKPLEVKKICGYMPERYGLYENLTAMQNLKYFAEFYGGISKDWLYELLELVGLSAVADKKVAEFSRGMKQRLALAQALINDPQVLFLDEPTNGLDPQGIADFRRIIKELQKKGKTIFFSSHILAEVKEVCKTIGIIHRGRLVKSGKISELVNKTKIVLQTEPEISKEMLEKFGKVSYEETTKSFLLEVEKDCRLELSKFLVENRFLVKELHLKEPSLEEVYFSLVGGPNEDLLPR, from the coding sequence ATGAGCGCGGTTGTGATTGAAAACTTGACAAAACTCTATGGGGACTTCAAGGCTCTCGACTCATTAAATCTCGTGGTCGAAGAGAGGGAGATCTTTGGCTTCCTTGGCCCAAACGGCTCAGGAAAGTCGACTACAATTAACTGCATCCTCGGGCTCATAAGACCAAACGCTGGAAGAATTGAAGTCTGCGGTATAGATGTGGAAAAGAAACCGCTTGAAGTCAAGAAGATCTGCGGTTACATGCCTGAGAGATATGGACTCTATGAAAATCTGACCGCAATGCAAAATCTGAAATACTTTGCTGAATTCTACGGCGGAATTTCCAAGGACTGGCTTTATGAATTGCTTGAGCTCGTGGGATTAAGCGCGGTAGCGGACAAAAAAGTTGCAGAGTTCAGCAGAGGAATGAAGCAACGCTTAGCTTTAGCTCAGGCTTTAATCAACGATCCACAGGTTTTATTTCTTGATGAGCCTACGAATGGCTTAGATCCGCAAGGTATTGCAGATTTCCGCAGAATTATAAAAGAACTGCAGAAAAAAGGCAAGACGATCTTTTTCTCTTCGCATATCCTTGCAGAGGTAAAAGAGGTTTGCAAAACGATTGGGATCATTCATAGGGGCAGGCTTGTTAAGAGCGGAAAGATCTCGGAATTAGTGAATAAAACTAAGATCGTGCTTCAAACGGAACCAGAGATAAGCAAAGAAATGCTTGAGAAATTTGGGAAGGTCAGCTACGAAGAAACAACAAAGAGCTTTTTGCTCGAAGTAGAAAAGGATTGCAGACTCGAATTATCGAAGTTCTTGGTCGAGAACCGCTTTCTTGTGAAGGAATTGCACTTGAAAGAGCCAAGCCTTGAAGAGGTTTATTTCAGTCTCGTGGGGGGTCCAAATGAGGATCTATTACCAAGGTAA
- a CDS encoding ABC transporter permease: MRALIVAKKELADIITSRRFIALLSALVIFYLMSVLQTLSSTAGGRISMAPAIGFFGGSVAFVGGIFGIALGFDLITREKESGTLRTLLTHPVFRDEIIIGKAIAAFFAICIAVAITSLFMLGALAMRYTPSFDEIVNLGKMMLVTIAYLYTFFSIAFLISATVKSSSTALTIAIGVFIVLALFLPLFSNYIAQSIAGPQPENPFGDFRGIGNLSTDDPRLRSYMEEMRSYREKVQSITSSLSIFSPVSSYTTILSSLTAGGYFRTVDVTKNLLSFIIIPIVLFAIAYVRFTREEL; encoded by the coding sequence ATGAGGGCTCTGATCGTTGCAAAAAAAGAGCTTGCGGACATAATTACGAGCAGAAGGTTCATTGCACTGCTCTCCGCGTTGGTGATCTTCTACCTCATGAGCGTTCTGCAAACTCTAAGCTCGACAGCGGGTGGGAGAATTTCGATGGCTCCAGCAATCGGCTTCTTTGGAGGCTCGGTAGCTTTTGTTGGTGGGATCTTCGGCATCGCCCTTGGCTTTGACCTGATCACGAGGGAAAAGGAAAGCGGAACTCTAAGGACTTTGCTCACACACCCTGTTTTCAGGGATGAAATAATAATTGGCAAAGCAATCGCAGCCTTCTTCGCAATCTGCATCGCGGTAGCGATCACCTCGCTATTCATGCTCGGTGCACTTGCAATGCGCTACACACCCAGTTTCGACGAAATCGTTAACCTTGGGAAGATGATGCTCGTGACCATAGCTTATCTTTACACATTCTTCTCCATCGCCTTCCTGATCTCTGCAACTGTCAAAAGTTCTTCAACTGCGTTAACAATAGCGATAGGGGTTTTCATAGTCCTTGCACTCTTCCTCCCACTTTTCAGCAACTACATCGCTCAATCGATCGCTGGTCCTCAGCCAGAAAATCCATTCGGAGACTTTCGAGGCATTGGTAATCTTAGCACCGACGATCCAAGGTTGAGGAGCTACATGGAGGAAATGCGGAGTTACAGGGAAAAAGTGCAGAGCATAACTTCCTCGCTCTCGATCTTCTCTCCAGTTTCCAGCTATACAACGATCCTGAGCAGTCTAACCGCGGGAGGATACTTCAGAACCGTGGATGTGACAAAGAATTTGCTGAGCTTCATAATAATCCCCATAGTTCTTTTTGCCATTGCTTACGTTAGATTTACGAGGGAAGAACTATGA
- a CDS encoding NEW3 domain-containing protein, producing the protein MLIIFALTSANALECKITEINAVPGEEVAIPLKIINTENREETYYLSYYGEIEGYFYYESKRISSIKLNANEFATLSFVFKAPEKLGLYYISLQAGESVGITLNVSYPENSLEVIPKIKSVILEAGDTVSIDLTLKNKLNARYNLNLSCEVPESWECRFYDGGYEIQKLTLSAGETRTIKVSIETESSAEVGTYFVKLKFDNKIEELEIWINKTHVGEKGEIRLRLIDKDGKGVASAKITVGEEVFYTSGDGEAIIEVLPGTYELRITKGGYEEKTIRDVKVKGGRTTDLGTILLEKKAYYAEIVVSSRVSATIGEITKIPVKIKNSGYADDSYALRVEGLPSGYTATFKQNNLAISEIFIESGDVEELTLEIYVPSTAEPGEIALKVVVEGAYTAVENLNLKLIGTFKLYFEPENGKYTITTSQGEAVVLKGSVKNSGVGTTLTNIRISVTLPNSYWELEDITPELISSLKPGESYPVSIKINVPSDAYPSEYKVTIDVKADQTETAERITFVVQEKGYGTLVGIAIITASLFVIYLLIKKLGRR; encoded by the coding sequence ATGCTAATAATTTTTGCTCTTACATCTGCAAATGCATTGGAGTGCAAGATTACAGAGATAAACGCTGTGCCGGGTGAAGAAGTCGCGATTCCGCTCAAAATTATAAATACTGAGAATCGAGAAGAAACATACTACCTCTCATACTACGGCGAAATCGAAGGCTACTTTTACTACGAAAGTAAGCGGATTAGTTCGATAAAGCTGAATGCAAACGAATTCGCGACGCTTAGCTTCGTCTTCAAAGCTCCGGAAAAACTTGGGCTCTATTACATATCTCTGCAAGCTGGAGAGAGTGTAGGCATAACTCTTAACGTAAGCTATCCCGAAAACTCTCTCGAAGTGATTCCAAAGATAAAAAGCGTAATTCTGGAAGCTGGGGACACAGTAAGCATCGATCTTACGCTTAAAAACAAGCTAAACGCTCGTTATAACTTGAACTTAAGCTGTGAAGTCCCTGAAAGCTGGGAATGTCGGTTTTACGATGGAGGCTATGAAATACAGAAGCTGACACTTTCAGCGGGAGAAACAAGGACTATTAAGGTTTCAATCGAAACTGAAAGCTCCGCAGAGGTCGGCACTTATTTTGTTAAGCTGAAATTCGACAATAAAATCGAAGAGCTTGAGATCTGGATCAATAAAACTCATGTTGGGGAAAAAGGAGAGATAAGGCTAAGGCTAATCGATAAAGATGGAAAGGGTGTCGCTTCAGCTAAAATCACAGTTGGTGAGGAAGTGTTCTACACATCAGGAGATGGCGAAGCGATCATCGAAGTTCTGCCGGGCACCTACGAGCTAAGGATCACGAAAGGAGGTTATGAAGAGAAGACGATCAGGGATGTAAAAGTTAAAGGTGGAAGGACAACAGATCTTGGCACAATTTTGCTCGAAAAGAAAGCTTATTATGCAGAGATAGTTGTAAGTTCAAGAGTTTCTGCGACGATTGGCGAGATAACGAAAATTCCAGTTAAAATAAAGAATTCCGGCTATGCAGACGACAGCTACGCTTTAAGAGTGGAGGGATTACCTTCGGGATACACCGCTACTTTTAAGCAAAACAACCTCGCGATCTCAGAGATCTTCATTGAAAGCGGAGATGTTGAAGAATTAACTCTTGAGATCTACGTTCCTTCAACAGCTGAGCCGGGAGAGATAGCGCTTAAGGTTGTTGTGGAAGGTGCTTACACTGCGGTTGAAAATTTAAATCTTAAGCTCATAGGGACGTTTAAACTCTATTTCGAACCTGAAAACGGCAAATACACGATCACAACTTCTCAAGGCGAAGCGGTTGTGCTTAAAGGCAGTGTAAAAAATTCCGGAGTTGGAACAACGCTAACCAATATACGCATTTCGGTAACTTTACCAAACAGCTACTGGGAACTTGAAGACATAACACCAGAGCTGATTTCTTCGCTCAAGCCCGGAGAAAGTTATCCGGTGAGCATAAAGATCAATGTCCCCTCAGATGCTTATCCGAGTGAGTATAAGGTTACGATTGACGTTAAAGCAGATCAAACTGAGACCGCAGAGAGAATAACCTTTGTTGTTCAGGAAAAGGGCTATGGAACGCTCGTCGGTATTGCGATAATCACCGCTTCGCTGTTTGTGATCTACTTGCTGATAAAGAAGCTCGGAAGGAGATGA
- a CDS encoding winged helix-turn-helix domain-containing protein, with protein sequence MTKEKRERLEIIYDILRIIVSHGNSILPTPLLRFSNLSTQNFNRYMNELIEKGFVREIYDEEGRRYYTLTDKGFKFLEKYQKIRELIEEFGL encoded by the coding sequence ATGACGAAAGAGAAGCGGGAAAGACTCGAGATAATCTATGACATCCTAAGAATAATTGTCTCACACGGCAATTCCATTCTCCCAACACCACTGCTAAGATTTTCAAATCTCTCTACGCAGAATTTCAACCGCTACATGAATGAGCTCATTGAAAAAGGTTTTGTTAGGGAAATCTATGACGAAGAGGGCAGAAGATACTATACCCTTACTGACAAGGGATTCAAATTCCTTGAAAAATATCAAAAAATTCGTGAGCTTATAGAGGAGTTTGGGCTTTAA
- a CDS encoding type I phosphomannose isomerase catalytic subunit, translating to MEIPNFIFQATENLVEKPWGGEWISLLKGFRKKGIGESWEFSAHPSNPSQVILKGGTAKLTELFIEAKKEILGELSEKYTSFPILLKILDVSGKLDLHVHPSAKVAESFGESEKEKQKAWIMLSGTAFIGFSEDLDQEKFEEILSDEKLILEKLNKFNAGAYDTFLIPPGVLHSAENARIIEISTNSELSYKFNEEKAKKAIRLNKTEDFEIKGKKGKIETEFFSAEVIEVAGRADFTINTFNLLLCLEGYTTLRSEKGVADLQKGYSCLIPASTGSYSIHSERAKVLRVIPK from the coding sequence ATGGAAATTCCAAACTTCATATTTCAGGCGACAGAAAATCTTGTAGAAAAACCATGGGGTGGTGAATGGATCTCATTGCTTAAGGGCTTCAGAAAGAAGGGGATTGGCGAATCCTGGGAGTTTTCTGCTCATCCCTCAAATCCCTCTCAAGTAATTCTAAAAGGAGGGACGGCGAAGCTTACAGAATTGTTCATTGAAGCAAAGAAGGAGATCCTTGGTGAACTTTCTGAAAAGTATACGAGTTTTCCAATACTCTTAAAGATCCTTGACGTTTCTGGAAAGCTTGATTTGCACGTTCACCCTTCAGCGAAGGTTGCAGAGAGCTTTGGAGAGAGTGAAAAAGAGAAGCAAAAAGCCTGGATCATGCTGAGCGGAACCGCTTTTATTGGCTTTTCAGAAGACCTCGATCAGGAGAAATTCGAAGAGATCTTGAGCGATGAGAAGCTGATCCTTGAAAAACTGAACAAATTCAACGCTGGAGCATACGACACATTTTTGATCCCCCCGGGAGTGCTACATTCTGCGGAGAATGCGAGAATCATCGAGATCTCGACAAATTCAGAACTAAGCTACAAATTCAATGAAGAAAAGGCTAAGAAAGCTATTAGGTTAAACAAAACTGAAGATTTCGAAATTAAGGGTAAAAAGGGCAAAATTGAAACAGAATTTTTCTCTGCAGAAGTTATTGAGGTTGCGGGAAGAGCGGATTTTACAATAAACACCTTTAACCTCTTGTTATGCCTTGAGGGCTACACAACGCTGAGAAGCGAAAAAGGGGTTGCGGATCTGCAAAAAGGATATTCATGCCTAATTCCCGCCTCTACTGGGAGTTATTCAATTCATAGCGAGAGGGCAAAAGTTTTAAGAGTTATACCGAAATGA
- a CDS encoding bis-aminopropyl spermidine synthase family protein, with the protein MDRIENQILQSLLKGEISIYKLIDEQDASLPEFFETFENLRSQEILRITNGKVRLTEKGKNIAKNLLTSDTKCKACDGTGYQIDLFFRKILSEFLEITKNRPPAVEKFDQGFISEEGVIRRIEFIHERGDIYGSFFVVGDDDLFSLAIALTDLPKRVVVVDIDERLVNFINSVAKELGLKVEAHIYDVQKAFPDKFRKKFDVFVTDPVETIPGIKLFLSRGASTLKGAGSSAYFGLTTLEASRKKWFEIEKMILEMGFVITDIKRRFNVYPATEKSYSQFEEKLPIFKKLGVKTDYDWYTSSLFRIEAISEPKPLVEGEMIIDEHVYKDDESLATPY; encoded by the coding sequence ATGGATAGAATAGAAAATCAGATACTCCAAAGCCTTTTGAAAGGAGAGATAAGTATTTACAAGCTCATAGACGAGCAAGACGCTTCTTTGCCGGAGTTTTTTGAAACCTTTGAAAATCTGAGATCTCAAGAAATTCTGAGAATTACAAATGGAAAGGTAAGACTAACGGAAAAAGGAAAGAATATTGCAAAAAATCTTTTAACCTCGGATACGAAATGTAAAGCCTGTGATGGGACTGGATACCAAATAGATCTGTTTTTTCGAAAAATACTCTCCGAATTTCTGGAAATAACCAAAAATCGTCCACCAGCAGTGGAGAAATTTGATCAAGGGTTTATAAGCGAGGAGGGAGTCATAAGAAGAATTGAATTTATTCACGAAAGGGGAGACATCTACGGATCCTTTTTTGTTGTCGGAGACGATGACTTATTCAGTCTTGCCATTGCGCTTACGGATTTGCCAAAAAGAGTTGTGGTAGTGGATATCGACGAAAGACTTGTGAATTTCATAAATTCTGTAGCCAAAGAACTCGGATTAAAAGTTGAAGCGCATATCTACGACGTTCAAAAAGCTTTTCCTGATAAATTCAGAAAGAAGTTTGACGTTTTTGTAACAGATCCAGTTGAAACCATTCCTGGAATAAAACTATTCTTATCAAGGGGAGCCTCAACTCTTAAGGGAGCTGGCAGTTCCGCCTACTTTGGCCTGACAACTCTTGAAGCCTCAAGAAAGAAATGGTTTGAGATCGAGAAGATGATCCTTGAAATGGGCTTTGTGATTACAGACATAAAAAGAAGGTTTAACGTTTATCCCGCAACCGAGAAAAGTTACTCCCAGTTTGAGGAGAAACTTCCAATTTTCAAGAAGCTGGGCGTTAAAACGGACTACGACTGGTATACGTCGAGTCTTTTCAGAATTGAAGCCATAAGTGAACCAAAACCGCTCGTGGAGGGTGAAATGATCATAGACGAGCACGTTTACAAAGACGACGAAAGCCTCGCAACTCCTTATTAG
- the speD gene encoding adenosylmethionine decarboxylase — MTMIVGRHIIAELYGVRPELISKEEIVRGIVEEVVEEAGLNKVGSVYKQFNPHGVTGIVLISESHVSIHTWPEYELVNLDVFTCGDATRAEKAFKLFLEKFKPKSYRHYILDRG; from the coding sequence ATGACTATGATAGTAGGCAGGCATATTATAGCAGAACTCTATGGAGTGAGGCCAGAGCTTATCTCAAAGGAAGAAATTGTTCGCGGGATAGTGGAGGAGGTGGTGGAGGAGGCTGGATTGAATAAAGTGGGTAGTGTTTACAAGCAGTTTAATCCCCACGGTGTTACTGGGATTGTTTTGATCTCTGAAAGCCACGTTTCTATACACACTTGGCCTGAATACGAGCTTGTTAATCTTGACGTTTTCACATGTGGCGACGCCACACGCGCAGAAAAAGCTTTTAAACTCTTTCTGGAGAAATTTAAACCAAAATCGTATAGACACTATATACTTGATAGGGGTTAG
- the proS gene encoding proline--tRNA ligase translates to MSLPSKENFSEWFHEIIQTAEIMDIRYPVKGLYVWFPFGFKLRQLVYGKLREIMDREHSEVYFPTLIPETELGKEGEHIKGFEDEVYWVTHGGSSPLDIKLALRPTSETAMYPMFKLWIRNHADLPLRVYQIVNTFRYETKHTRPLIRLREITSFKEAHTAHKNYEEAEEQVKKAIGYYKEFYDFLAIPYMVIRRPDWDKFPGAVYTIAFDTVMPDGRSLQIGTVHHLGDNFARTFEITYEAVDGNHYFVHQTCYGISERCIASLISIHGDDLGLVLPFEVAPIQIVVIPILYKGKEGAVLKFSEEVIEKIKGFRFVFDKGEDRPGAKYYKWELKGVPIRFEIGPKEAERREIVVSFRDERRKFSIPIEEINEHKIRQWAEDLRHRLRKKAVESILSKLKFIENLSELSEVVKNFVSIMYLCKSKDCGEEIEKHGGKLLGWLEEIPDFLNLSKEGKCIVCGGNASLAVSARSY, encoded by the coding sequence ATGAGCTTGCCAAGCAAGGAAAACTTCTCAGAATGGTTCCACGAGATCATTCAGACCGCAGAAATTATGGATATAAGGTATCCAGTTAAAGGACTCTACGTCTGGTTCCCATTTGGTTTCAAGCTAAGACAGCTTGTTTACGGAAAGCTAAGGGAGATCATGGACAGGGAGCACAGCGAGGTCTACTTTCCCACTTTGATCCCCGAAACAGAACTTGGAAAAGAAGGGGAACATATAAAGGGTTTTGAAGACGAAGTTTACTGGGTCACACACGGTGGGAGTTCTCCACTCGACATTAAACTTGCCTTACGCCCAACGAGTGAGACCGCGATGTATCCGATGTTCAAGTTATGGATCAGAAATCACGCAGATCTGCCATTAAGGGTTTATCAGATCGTAAATACCTTCAGATATGAAACGAAGCATACAAGACCACTTATAAGACTCCGAGAGATTACATCGTTTAAGGAAGCCCATACTGCACATAAAAACTACGAAGAAGCGGAAGAACAGGTTAAAAAGGCTATAGGCTACTACAAAGAATTCTACGATTTCCTTGCAATTCCATACATGGTGATCCGCAGACCAGACTGGGACAAGTTTCCCGGGGCAGTTTATACGATCGCCTTCGACACAGTAATGCCAGACGGGAGGAGCTTGCAGATCGGCACGGTTCATCATCTTGGAGACAACTTTGCAAGAACCTTTGAAATAACCTATGAAGCGGTTGACGGCAATCACTACTTCGTTCACCAGACTTGCTACGGGATCTCAGAAAGATGTATAGCTTCGCTGATCAGCATTCACGGTGATGATCTTGGCCTGGTTTTGCCCTTCGAAGTCGCCCCTATTCAGATCGTTGTGATTCCAATACTTTACAAGGGGAAAGAGGGAGCAGTTCTAAAATTCTCTGAAGAGGTAATAGAAAAGATAAAAGGATTCAGATTTGTTTTTGACAAAGGAGAAGATAGACCGGGAGCAAAATACTACAAGTGGGAGCTTAAGGGAGTCCCAATACGCTTCGAAATTGGTCCAAAAGAAGCGGAAAGAAGGGAAATTGTGGTTTCGTTCAGAGATGAAAGGAGAAAATTCAGCATTCCGATTGAAGAAATCAATGAGCATAAGATCAGGCAATGGGCAGAAGATCTAAGACACAGACTTAGAAAAAAAGCAGTTGAGTCTATTTTATCGAAATTGAAGTTCATAGAAAATCTTTCTGAGCTTTCGGAAGTTGTTAAAAATTTCGTGTCAATTATGTATCTATGTAAAAGCAAAGATTGCGGTGAAGAAATAGAGAAGCATGGTGGAAAGCTTCTTGGTTGGTTAGAAGAAATTCCTGACTTCCTAAATTTAAGTAAGGAGGGGAAGTGTATCGTTTGCGGTGGTAACGCTTCCTTAGCTGTTTCTGCAAGAAGTTACTAA
- a CDS encoding PUA domain-containing protein, which produces MHRRRLRKKEAKEIAREVFERSGVSVEGDMDLLEFGEVNLILVNNEPLLIEYHGKHYVSVYGAIKLKPEKYRITVDSGALEFIMNGADVMKPGIVFADSRIKEGDFVYVTVEGKESPIAVGIALCNAEEMKGKGKAVKNLHHLKDRLWNYMLENKK; this is translated from the coding sequence GTGCACAGAAGAAGGCTGAGAAAAAAGGAAGCAAAGGAGATAGCCAGAGAGGTTTTTGAAAGGTCGGGTGTAAGCGTTGAAGGAGATATGGATTTACTTGAATTTGGCGAAGTCAATCTGATTCTCGTTAACAATGAGCCTTTGCTAATCGAATATCACGGAAAACACTATGTGTCAGTTTACGGAGCAATAAAGCTCAAACCCGAGAAATACAGGATTACTGTAGACTCGGGAGCTTTGGAGTTTATAATGAACGGCGCAGATGTCATGAAACCGGGCATTGTGTTTGCGGACAGCAGAATAAAAGAGGGGGATTTCGTCTATGTTACTGTTGAAGGAAAAGAAAGTCCAATTGCGGTAGGCATAGCACTTTGCAACGCTGAGGAAATGAAAGGCAAGGGGAAGGCTGTTAAAAATCTGCACCACTTAAAGGACAGACTTTGGAATTATATGCTGGAAAACAAAAAGTAA
- the cdhB gene encoding CO dehydrogenase/acetyl-CoA synthase complex subunit epsilon: MISKEEKFPIAKRYNVADVQVSRDATAVKPVVVANLIKKAKNPVLVTGGALLKEPKLVEIAVKFYEKGIPVIATGGSSKPLIEKGVKPLFKTYTLHQITQFLLDEEFKPNGKNFDVVLFLGFLPYYLSRMLSALKHFSSITTIAIDEFYHPHAKFSFTNLTKDKEMHYAMLEEILSRI; encoded by the coding sequence ATGATAAGCAAGGAAGAGAAGTTCCCGATTGCAAAGCGCTACAACGTCGCTGATGTGCAGGTTTCAAGAGACGCAACCGCAGTTAAGCCAGTAGTCGTTGCAAACCTCATAAAGAAGGCTAAGAATCCAGTGCTCGTAACTGGCGGGGCTTTGCTTAAAGAGCCAAAGCTCGTTGAAATCGCGGTTAAATTCTACGAAAAGGGAATTCCCGTGATTGCAACCGGCGGTTCAAGCAAACCGTTGATCGAAAAAGGTGTGAAACCTTTGTTCAAAACATACACCCTGCACCAAATAACTCAGTTCTTGCTCGACGAGGAGTTTAAACCGAATGGCAAAAACTTTGACGTCGTTTTGTTCTTGGGCTTCCTGCCTTATTACCTTTCGAGAATGCTCTCAGCGCTTAAGCATTTTTCGAGCATAACAACAATTGCGATCGACGAATTCTATCATCCGCATGCGAAGTTCAGCTTTACAAATCTGACGAAAGACAAGGAAATGCACTATGCGATGCTTGAAGAGATCTTGAGCAGAATATAA